In the genome of Acanthopagrus latus isolate v.2019 chromosome 4, fAcaLat1.1, whole genome shotgun sequence, the window GGGCTGCTGGGTAGAGAGCAAAGATGGGCAAGACATGGGAGAGACTGTTAAACAGGGAGCTTGTGACAAAGGACGCTTATGTTCGTTCACTTCTTAGCCCAAGAGGGCCAGGTATCATTCTCGTTCTCAGGTGAAATCTGTGCGTTGCGTAACTGTGTTGCAGGACACGTAAAAATAGACGCGTTTGTCAGAAAAAGGGTTTGACTTCTTGGTGAACTGTACGTGCACGAAAACCGGGCAAAAGCGAATGATGATAGAGGTGGTGAAACGAGGTGTGTGTAGGCAGGAGAGGTGAAACCATTCAGGTCCATTATCTAAACCCATCTGAAAGGCCTGTGCTGACAAGATCCGCTGGCCAAGAACCACTGAGAGCCCCCGGAGCCTCTGTGGATGAGAGTCAACACTCCTCACAATTCAGCCTTGTTAGGAGCTCTATGAAAAGAGCCCTTTATTATCACTTCATCCTCTCCGGCTTCACCTGTGTGAAGATGTTATTAAAGGATTGCATTTCCAGCCGGCGAGAGATTGATAACACACCCACCAACTTTGTCTCAAAGAgcgtgaaaaaaaacaccaacagatTAACCCGACAGatctcggggaaaaaaaagttttgagtcGCTGGAGAGCCCCGACCGCAAGACACAAAAATAgtttgctttgatttgtttttttaaaaggatcCAAATGGTTTAAGTCTTGTGGTTCAACTCATTTAGTCTATCTCTCATCATCTTTTTAGCATCGGAGAGGCACATCGCACTCCTCCCAGCCATTTATAACCTATAATTAAACACAGAAGCGATTTCCCTCGCCGACAGCTTGCTTCCCATTGGATGAGAGCGCAGTGCTGCTAAAAGGGAACCCAAGCAATGTTAAAATGGGTGACAGGAGTGCAGTGAAGCAAGACACCTCCAGAGACCacgcagagaaagagagtgaacaTGTGAGAGAGTTGACCTTCACAGGGGGGCAGGACGAGTACACAGGCCTCACTCTCAATTACCTGATACTTCCACGTTGAGAAATACAACACGCCGGGACGTTTCATAGGATTGCGGACATACGAGTAAAcccacacattttcacacacaccggcaacatgcacacacacacacagaaacatgcacacacttgaCACTTGCCTAAAATTGCAACACTTACATGTCGCTCCGACCCACTGGAGACCAGGAGGAGAGCATTTTGTTATGTCGGAAAAGGAATCCCATCGCTGCTTCATCTGTTTCCAGAATCCTGCAGACTACTTTTCCTTTTTACAACCAAAGTGAAGTCCAGCTATCTCATTTCTTTAAGGTGATCAGAGGATGCacagaaaaactgacattgtTCCCAAAGGaagtctttgtctctttgtattACACATCCGCACTCAAATACACATgttttttgaggtttttttttttttgctcctcatTGGCTGAATTTTAGCATCGCTGCTCATAGCCAAGAGGTGCTCCTGATCCAAAGTCATAGTGAGAGGAGGTATTAGAGGCTTATTGGAGACAGAGAATGGTTTTGGCACAGTGGGAGCCATGATTGGTTCCACAAATGGCTAATCCACAGACATAAAGATCATTGTGCGAGCACTGGATCTGTTGTCATTATTGCAAGGGAAAGGCAGGGATTGGTTCCCTCCTGGGTTTTTGTTCAACCAAATCTCTGCTGCTCCGGTAAGTTTTCCTTTTGGTGAAGTGTGGATAGATACCGTATACCCTCCAGCAATTTGTTTTAACAGAAATTACCATTTTGATATGAATCAGGACTAGTGGGAATGATTCTTTTTgtatcacaattttcattttcacttaaaaaaagacatgttttctagagaacaagatttgtaggccaggacGTCTCTGCAGCCCTACAGCACTTCATTCAAATACAgtttcccacacatacattGTACTTTAGCGGTCCACCCAGCTATATCTACAGCCAAAGGATATTTGGTGACGAGTTTTAgcattttatattgtttttttttcatccatccGAGATCATTTAACAAGGGCACAATCTGCCCTCGCTCTCTCATCTATTGTCAATCACACATCATCAGCAGACAGAGATACGCTCTCTGGTGTAACATCCCTCCTGTAAATGCACCGATCGTGATGTGACCGGTCCTAAAGTAGGCCTACTTGTGCCATTTTGTTGTGCAAACTCCACCTGGTTGTTTGTGATGTCATTCGGTGCATGCTGCTTCTGATCGGCTGCATACAGTAACCAACAACAAGCTTCCTCCACAGAGAGGTCACCTGTTTTCATGACAATGGAATCGTAGGTGAGAAAAAGCCTAAAGAGGAGGTTTGTTCTTGGGCGACTTTATTAAATGTATTGCTGATGAAGAACGTAGATAACATTGCTgggaaggagaaacagaaaggagaggCAAGCCAACtggttttgtcacacattttgtctttatcttggatattgcacttggccatattgcAATTTTCTACAATATCCTTGATTTATCATGTagcacttctctctgcttgTAAATAAAAGCCTGTTTCTTGTAAATATCAGGAAACTGGAGCAACAgttctcctctgcagctccgcCACAAGTCCTAATCTACATCTTGCTTTAGTGTCGGTACAGTTACTCAAATATGTGACATCACCGGCTGCCATCTGGGACACATTCAGTCAACCTAATTTCTATATTGGTCCTCATCTCTTCTCACATAGCCTACATGAGGGTCCTTGGTACAAGTGTCTAATTCACTCCACGCTAATAAACCTCCATATTTCTGGTGAGGGCACAATTAGAGACCATTCACTGTTCGGCATGTGTTAGAAGATTATGTAATGATTTATGATTTTCAGACTCAGTCTGTAAAAAAAGTGGCTGTCAGTCAACATGTTGTATTAACAACTGCTTCTTTGGAAAGAAATCTGTGATACATTTCACACGATATGTGAGATATGAGCTTCAAATAACTCTGTTCATTAAATTCATAGAGGATTCAATATGTTTGAATACCTTTCACTTCACTGTGCAACTTTTTCCACTGCACAATGAACCAAATTCTCCAGAAGAAAATCCTGTTCGCTCTTTCTGAATTCATGTAAAATTCATTTCTGCATTCGTTTCGATACTAGCTCCACTTTAGCTCACAGGGATTGTTTATAGAGAGACACAGACGCAGACTGAACAGTTGTGACAAGTCGCCTACCTGTCACAACTGTTCAATCTGTGTGTATTGATTCAGGTTGATGTTGTcgaaataaaaacagcaggcTGACCAGTAAGAAAGTAAGAACAGAtaacactgtctgtctgcaaaTCAAGCATGCAGCTCTAAACCTGCCCTCAGGTTAAGATGACTCATTCAGCATAGAGTCGCTTCAGGGATATTAACAGTATCAGAGAAACTGTGAGCACTGCTTACATGAATTTTATGTCTCTGTTAAAGGTACCTTGTGGAGTTTTTGACAACTGGTAGTGTTGTAGAGCAATGCTACAGAGAGGCTCCCTGAGTTGTTATTATCTTGTGTATGTGCAAAGGGAAGCATTTGCATCTGCATGTGTACACGTGATGTGATTCACAACAGTAGTGTAGCTAGAAATAGCAATTTAGGTGGGCCTATGGGATGTAAGGTGGGCAAGAACCAAAGCGAAAAGTGATATGTAGATCAACCCTTACAGTTTTTTTAGTCtttaattttagatttaattaaaacattattaacaGTATTTGCAAACTGTCAGTTTAATACGTTGCATTGATAGCAGCGCTGGTTTTAATTATCTTGGCAACATCCGACCTCCCAAGAAATAAGGAGGTTGGATGTAAAATACAACTTTATTTCTAGAACAATTGTTGCAGCAATGCCCACTCACTAAACATCTGCACGTTCGTCTTTTGGTCTGGTTGATCCGTAACAGTTACAGCAGCTCAGTTTTAGGTTAGAGGCGCATCCTCGGTGCTGGTTTCCGATTTTTCCCGGGACAGCTCTTTACTGAGTGCCATTATCAGCTCCTCTTTCTAGATGCATAGCCTCTGAAAAACTTACgaagtttgttttcacatgtttgaCAGTGAGTGTCAAGGCGACACAGTCCAAGCAACTCACTGTCCCACCAATCAACAGTTGGTGGCAGTACTGAACTAAgaaatgcagcagcagatgtagCAACGAAGGCGCCAAGCAAGAATGAACATGGATCTATAGTCTATATGGATAAATGAATGATAAAAACTTAACATCTGTGGTTGATTAATCAACAGTAACTGATGACAGTCTGACCTGAGCCTGGGCTGAACTATCATTCAGAGCTTTTCGGAGGCCCTGACTTAGTCCCCTTCGCAGGTTCTGCCTTTGAATGCTGTCCAGCCTGTTTCTTCTCACATAGATGGAAACAACTAAGAGAGatatggagacagagagacagacagagggacagaagaggaagaaacccAGACAGACAATGGACAAAACAAGTTAGAGTGGGTATGACATTAAACTTAATTTCAAGGCTGTGGCAAAAGTTTTGTTTACCTGTTTTCACCCACAGTCTCTCTGTGATGTTGCACTGCTGCGGCGGAGCCTCTGTGGTGGTGGtaaagggggaaagaaagacGGCGGTGGCCCCCCTGGGAGGACTCGTTCGGGGGACGGGCGGCGTGAACGTTCTCCTGCTGGTTTGAGTCCTGATGGTTGTGGTGGTCGTCGTCCTCCTGGTCACAGTTGGGGGTtgtggtgtggtggtggtggtggtagacTGCATGGTTCCGGTGGTGACTCTGAAGGAAGGCGTGGTAGTGGTGGGGCTTTTAGTTCTGGTGTTGGTAGCTACAGTTGTGGTGGTAAGCGTGATGGAGGCTGTTGTGGTGTCCTGTCGCGGGGGCAGAGGTGATACCTGAGATGTCCTCTCGGTGGGCCCGGCAGAAAGGGTAattctgactgactgagaggGGGCTAGACTGACCACTTTTTCTTTGGGGAGAGTGAGCGCATCTACTCGCGATGTTCCAGCTGCTAACTCATCCATCCCCGTCTCTGTAGGGGCGACAAACGTCTCAGTCAAGGTGGGACTTGGTGATGGGGATGGAGATGTGACGGGTACAGACATGGATGGGGATGCAGTGCCTGGGTGCATGGATGGTTTAATGAACAACACTGTACCAGGATGTGATGTCAATGATGACAGTAATGATGAAGACACTGAAATGAAGGGTTCCACATGTAAGGAGGCTTTGATACCGCTGTGTGACAGTGACGAACTCCCAGAAGACGATGGTGGCACCAGCTCTGTTGGCAGAGTTAACTCACTCAGTTTCCAATCATTCGTCTTATTGATAGTTTCGGAGAAATCGAGCGGGGGGTTGTTTGTGAGAGCGGCATCAAATGCAGAGTCAAGAGAGTCAACATCTGCCAGCGGGGGGCTGTGTCCGCTCTCATACAAAAACGCAAGAGAAGAAGCTTGTGAAGCTGGTACAGAGGCAGTAGTTATGTGAGAGAGGGGCAGAAAGCCATCTGAACCTGATGGTGCAGCAGTGTTTACAGTTGCTCCTCGCTGTGCAGGAGCAGATCTGAGATGAGCTGGGAACAAATTCACACTCTGCTCTTTATATCCTGATGTGCCTTTAACATATTGAAACGAGGGATGCTCTCCATCTGAATACGGATCACTGGCGACTGCAGTTGGATCGGTCAAATTCAATCTATGCACATTACGCTCTTGTCCGCCTTCCAGCTTCGGGTGTTCATGTGATGGTCCATCTGCTTGTAAATTAGATTTCGCCCTATCAAAAGCAGTAGATGTGTTTTCTAATTCGGAGGCAGCGCTTTGAAAAGGCACTGGTGGCTTGGTGGTTTTCCACTTTGTATACGGTGCCATTATTTTTGTGCCAAAGCTGAAAATAGCCCTGATTGTTTCACTGCTGTTTCGTCCATCACTTGAGGACATAGtggcagcagaggaagcagTGGAAGGAATGGCTGTTCGTCTGCCTGAATAAAAATTTGATTTATGGCCTCTCGCGCTAGTGATGGATCCCTGAGAGTGAGAGGCAGAGTTTGTCCTCGGTGTGAGGATGATGTCAAGccaggaagatggaggagactCGCCCACGAGTGTCGCAGCATCTTTGCGAGAAAGACCTTTAAGACTTTCCGATGCAGCATCAAAAGGTAGTGGAGAAAAAGGGTTTTCAGTGGGAGACCCTTCGCTAGAGCCTTTAGTCACCACAAAGAAACCCTCTGTTGCCATAAAAGATGGAAACTGTGTTGTGAACTGCACTGATGGAACACCCTTCTTGTTAAACGCAGTGTCGCTTATTAGAGTCAACTGATCAAATAAAGGAGAAACTGAAGTCTTTGCAGTATTTCCGTGGAAGCTCTCAGCAGGGCTTTTTCCATGTGTCACTGGAAAATCAGAGGCTGGTGATGTTTTACTGCTTCCTGCAACTGTTCCCACCTCAATAGTGGAAGGTGTGCTATAGCCAGCTCTATCAGATTTTATGATGTGAGCAGAGATTTTGGTGGAGGACCCTGTCTGGTGAGATGCTGTATAAACGTTTTGGGGATATGTAAGTAAGGATTGTGTTTGAAAGGGGCTTTTTGAGGAGGTTGTTTGCATCGATAACGATGCTTTGGCTTGATCTGAAAAATTAACCTCACTACTAGCTGACAGGTCCATGTCATGATGAGTGTTCTTGTGGTTTGCGCTGAGAGATAAGGGTGATAAGTACGTTGGCCGAGTGGTTTCATGGGTTATATGCTTTGTTAACCCAACTGGTAACACTGAACCAGAATGAGATGCTGTCCTACTGTTTGATGGAAATATCATTTTTGCAGTCAACCATCCCGTGGGCTCCTGAGCGACGACCTCAGGGGACCCTGCTTGTGTTAGAATTTCTTTAACTTTTATGACTCCATTACTTGGCAAACGCAGTGAGTCTGATTCTGATGTGGAGGAGGTAATTGTGCCTGTTCTGGAGATGGAACCGGCGGTTGACTCTGGCCTCGGCTGCAGGAGCGAAAGTGAGTTATTCAGGTGAGCTTGAGCGGAAATAGTTTTGAGCTCTGCTTCTGCTATCTCTCCCTGGTTGTAATTTATATTGATGGCAGGAACTCTGGGGCTGCCGTGACCCGCTGCCATCAGTAAATCACCAGGATTAGATGCATGCTCAGAGGACGCCGTGCCAGAGCGGATAGGTGTTAGCTCACTGATTGCACTTTCGGAGAGAGACATTTTACCTGGCGGAGTCTGGGaggaaactgtaaaaaatgatCCGCCGGGTCTCAGCGTCATTGCTGGTGATATCGTTGGATTTACAACATTTGAATTGAGAGGCGACATGATTGCATCTCTAGCGCTTTTGTGAACAAAAGTCTGACTATCCACATATGCTGTTTGACTTAACATCTGCTGTGTGACATGACTGGAAAGTGAATAGATTTTAGGAGGCGCAGACAGCAGTGCCGATGTGGGATTTTGTAAAGCTCCCTGCTGCCTCTGAACAGCTTGACTCTCTTGATTGGTGGGAGATGAGGTGCTAATTTCAAGATTATTGGCCAATTTAGAGTCCATACCTATGTTCCAAGTTCCAGTGGGTCCATGTAAAATGTCTAAAAGATGGCTAGGAGGAGAATATGATGCATGTGTGCTGGTTGCTGGTGTCTTAATTGCTTTTGTGCTCGCACTCCTGATGTATATGCCACTAACTCCATGGATTTTATCCGCTGGTGTGTAAAATGAGTGTTTTGTCACTTCACTGCCCTTTTCGATGCTGGTTTCGCTTGAAAAGTCGGTTGTTGTGCTTTTCAGTCCTGGTGTAACAGCTGTTACAGCTGAACGAGTGCTTGTTAAACTGTCGGGCCGGCCCCGAGACCCTGCTGGTGATAATGTTACTGTTTCAGTCTGAGGGACAGGACTGGATGCAATCCTTTGACTTTGAGGTGGAGAAGCAGCCTTGGTTGTCCACCCAGCAGAAGGTGGTAGAGACAATAGAGACACTAAAGGCGATAACAAAGAGGAGGTGGATGGAGCTGAAGTagacactgatgatgatgataatgaagaaGATGATATTGTCAGTGTTGGAAACAATGAGACATTCCTGTTTCCATCCAAAAAGGACACATGTGATGGTTCAGATGTGGTGGATGTCAGACCTGAGCTGGCAGGGAGGATCCTATCCCCCGCAGAcgacgatgaggaggaggacatctCTGAGCCCTGGCTGGAACTATGTGAAGGCCATTGGGTGGTGTGGGTCACGTCCCTGGTGATAGTTGGCAAGGTTCGACTTTGATCAAGGCTCACCGGATGTTTGACAGTTCCTGCCATGACAGTTAAGACAGAAGAAAAGGCCGGCTGCCCCGACAAACCCTCCCCTTCAGACTCTGAGTCACCATCCGGATGGACGACTGAGAAAGGCACCTCCTCCGCCACTGACAGGTCAGCCAATGGATGAGCAGGAGCAGCTGTGACTGTGGGGTCGCTTTGCAAAGACGAGGAGCCGGAGGCATCATAGGTGGGTTTCTCTGttaacaaaagaagaaaataaagaacagattaatattttttaatatcagtCACTTAATAACATCTCTTTTTTCGATATCTTAACTGAAACATTGTAAAGTTAATCTGGTTACATGTACTCCCCTAATCAAGGTTGGCCTGGTTGTGATAAACCCTCTATGAACAGTGTTTATTCTTTCTGTTTGGTATTAACGCAGTTATAATTGCAGGCGATCCATCACTTTCACCAATCCATCAAGTCTGTCAGATGACTGATGtataaaaaacaatcagaaagggtgccttataaaaaaaaaaaaaatgtcagtctgTGACAGACATCGTGTTGATGCTCTGTCCTATTAAGTGGCAGCGTGAAAAATCAGATTGCCTGAGCAGTGTGCATATTCATTCAGCCTGCGTGTCAGCACAGAATTACCTTCTCTAAACATGACAGATGAAGCCATTACAGAGAGCCAGGTATGTCACACCACCATGTAAGACACCTGATTCAAACTGTACACATTAGCACATGCCGGGGGTTGTCAGCAGCAACGCCGATAGTGTTAGATAAGCTGCCAAAGTTATAGcctaataataaacaataaatcgATGATCAGGTACGATGTTTTTAATTGACTGCAGAGCTATAATCGTTTTAACCTATGTGCCAAGGTGAAAGCAAATCAGAAAATAGTGCTCACGCAGCAGGCTTGGAGGTGTAAACACATCTTTCTAATAGTCACAGACAGCACACCAAGGGCAGACATTTATGTATTcccaacagagagaaaaagaggcaaTCTTCAAAGTGGAACAAATGGAATTATTCAAGAGATGGCAGCTGTGTGCTCAAGAACAGTGAAGATAACGCTACTTCGGAAAACACACAATGGACTCATGTTCCAGTCTTTTTTGTGAATTTGCAGAAATCATGGctcagtgtgagagagagagagagagagagagagagagagagagagagagagagagagagagatggaggttTACATTACAGGAGCTATCATGACGACGCTCTCGAGGGGATTAATGCACCAAGGCGACGGCCAACATGGAGTTGCCTCTCATCCATTCCCGtcctgtcctctgctctgattCCCCACGTATCCTCGACACATCCGTATAGGGGTTCTTTTATCCATTTATGAAGCTTTGCAGTCCTGTCACACCTCCCCGCCCCCGTCAGCATGTTTCCCCTCCTGAAGTGAATCCGGCTAGCACCCACATACAACTCCTTCAGTGTTGAAGGGACACGTGcgggatacaaaaaaaaaaaaaaaaaaaaaagagcttcgGGGCAAACAAATACCTGGACTGCATGAGGATACCACTCACAAATCGTTTGTTTTGTCCAAGCTCGCTGAAAGAAAATACTTTtatggtacaaaaaaaaatcacagaattgTCCAGCGTGTACTCTGAAAATTAATGAGCCCCTCGCGTCCATGTTATTGGAATTACACACATGACGATGAGCCTGAGGCGTTGTGTACTCACACAGCTGGAACTGCAGAGCTATctggaaaacatttattctCTCCTCAGATATTTGCCTAACCATGACATGAGAGCTGTAATAGGATCTAATACCTACAAATTCAGTTAAAGTTCCAGGTCACTAACTCAGAATGTGTTCTTAAATGTCACCAGTTATCCCGGAGAATTGCCGTAATGcttttaataatttgttttcagAGCAATAAATCTCTGAATTTTATTAACAGTCTGGCTACATTAATTTCACAAAGACACTTTCCTTCATGCTACATAAATGATCCCACCTAATTCCTTTTCTTCAATAAATCTCTAATGTGCCAAAATGTGATTAGTGAAATCGCTTCACTGCAATTCTTAATCcattcttaaaaaaataaaaaataattaaaaagggtgatataaaacagagagtgggaggaggggggatgtATTTCTGTATTCACAAAAGAGCTCTAAGACAACAAAGGATATTTGTCCTCCTGCTTCAAGGCCACTAAaaggtcagtcagtcaaacCACCTGGTCATCAGAATGAAAGAGGACTTCCTGCCCACAACCCCTCCCGCGGCGTTCCTCTCGTAACGTGCCCGGTGGCGACAGGAATCTGGGTGCACGGGACGGAGGCCAGTCCAAGCGGAGGTGCGGGGTCCGCCTGCAGTTTGCCACCTGCTCTCACAGAGCCGAGCATATGGGAGGATTTTTTAACAATGGACGAGAGGACGAGGTGTGCAGATATTCGGACatggtgacagagacagagagcgatgAGAAAGGGTGGGGAAAGGGGGAATCGCATTAACCCACCAAGGCCAGCAGTTTGTTACAAGTGATACAGGATGAGATGATTGAATTTGCAGTGCAAGAGTTATTAATCTTCATGATTCCTCATATTGTCGAGCTTCAATCTTGAAGGCGGATTATAAGAAGATGTCATATTACTACAAGGAAAACTAAATTAGGGGTATTAAGTCAACAATTGTGATAATCAATGAAGAGTTTCAGTCATCAATCAAGCAGACATGGCAAAATCTTGGCCtcttggttggacaaaacaaagaaatcttaATATGCAATCTCTGGACTTATGTTGGACCTACGTAGCAGGTGCACCAGCACGTAATTCAGGTGCACCCAATAGTTTGCTCTTAGTTCTCGACACATTATATAAATGATTGTGaacatgaatatttttcttCACATAAATGACAGCAGGAAGGACaagaaatgacaaaagaaataaTCTGCTAAACTTCTGGCCATGACATGAACACgcaacacattttttgacacATATGCGATCAGAATAGTTGCAACAGAGTTGGAATACGCTCATATATAAAAGCTGTATGTGATGATGTATAGGCAGTGTGGAATAAGGTgatttggtttttttggggttttttttttcaaactttaaagCCACTTTATGGGAACTTAACGGAAACCAGTGGTtgacaaatgtgtttgatgaaacaacaacaaagaaaatcaactAGCTGTTCCTCAACCTGTGGCTGTTTACGACTACAGAACCTCCGCGTACGCGACCGGAggctgagacacaaacaggcGGCGCTGCGTGAGTGGACGACAGAACAGCCGACGGCCGACCTGTCACTGTCACTCAAGAAGCAAAGCTCGAGTTAGCAAGTCCAGAACTAATGCAGGTCGGAAGAAAAATGTTGCCGTTTGGCAATATTTAGCCTCTGAGGCAGACGCAGACAGGTGCTTCAGGAAGGGAAGCAATGCTACAAACATCAGAAGGACCGACAACCTGACCTCTTCACAGACTTGAGAGAGGTAATAATGTTCCCCTGAGCAAGCTACTGTGACGTTAGCAGTTCAGGTTGCCAAATTTACCCTGCGGGCTCAGCTAATGTTAACTGGCTAGCTTGCGCACTTACCATTCCCGTTACAGTCACAAGGAGGCTAAAGCTAATCATGTTCACAGTGAGAGCTGTGGTTACACATGATAACACAAAGGCATCTGAAATTAGTTCGACTTTGTTCTTTATTGTCCATTGTCTTGAATttcctctgggatcaataaagtatctatctatctatctatctatctatctatctagctatctatctaACAGCACGCTATTCCTTCTAAAGTTACTGACCCGCTAATCTAATGTTTCTGTCCTCGTCTGTTTTCGGTTTTCTTGTTTGTTCGGCAGCTTGTCTTCCAATTTTTCTCTTACAGTGCTAACAAGAGGTATTTTTgtattgaggtttttttttgttttttttgtttttttttttgctagcaTGGTATCAACTTTTTCAGAGTAAAATTCAGGCATGTGAAAACATCAGCTTTGATAGCTGATGAAATGGTAACCTGCATTAAGAAGCTAATGCACCCAGCATGgatgacccaaaaaaaaaatgtttggttttggtACACTTAAGTCGTCAAGTGAAAAAAGCTACATGGGCTCTACAAACCTTCTGCAATCTGCACCGCAAACCACAGACCTCATTTCCACActcatttctccctctgcagccgGCACTATCTTTGAGCTACCAGGACACAGACATGACACCGCCGgggctcctgctgctccacacaaATTATACACCGCTTCTTCCTTTTTCGCTTtgagctgtttttgttctcttatGTGCTGGAAATGGTAAACAAGAGAGCGTAATTCAATAGTGAGGTGGATGGGACCCTCGGAGCGGAGGGGACAAACGTAAGGAGCCTGGTCGACTGCTTCCGAGGAAGTCCCTCCTATgtcttttttgctgtttgtggAAGGTGGCAGCATGTACGATTGCTCAGAGCTCTTTATTGCCGTGTCCAAATTATAACCAGGAAATTCAGTGTTGCCGTGAAGGGAAGCCTGGGAGGAGAAGCTtgtgactgaaaaacagaattttaCACATACCCATATTGCACATAGCCTCCAGGGGTTTCTGTCTGTGCTCGGAGGCGTCATGTCTGTGCAGGGCTGCAGGAGCGGAGTGGATGCATTGCCAAACACTGCTAAGGTGACAGTATGgatggggagggaggatgtCGCACACAGCACTAcgcttttttctttcctttttttttttcagggggtGCAAACAGCACAGCAGGCTGAGACACGCATCAGCTGTCTGGAAATCAGCCAGGCGGACACTTAACCCTGCAACCACGCAGTGACGAGTACATGGTATTAAAAGAGATGTTCATTCAGTCTTCCGCTTATTTATTAGTCCTGACAAGGAGGCTACAgtatgtttggttttgtttttggtttttttgggtCCTGCTAGACTAATGTCGGTGgccaaaaagacaaagaaacatcaCTGGTGGTTGGTGTGATT includes:
- the kiaa1549lb gene encoding UPF0606 protein KIAA1549 isoform X1, with amino-acid sequence MAPGLRSGRRIGHPKVVVGAGEPGGCPPRRTDAGGEGRCSRTRWRAGAAGMLPNCLLSAGMLLLLVRCALAAEEKPTYDASGSSSLQSDPTVTAAPAHPLADLSVAEEVPFSVVHPDGDSESEGEGLSGQPAFSSVLTVMAGTVKHPVSLDQSRTLPTITRDVTHTTQWPSHSSSQGSEMSSSSSSSAGDRILPASSGLTSTTSEPSHVSFLDGNRNVSLFPTLTISSSSLSSSSVSTSAPSTSSLLSPLVSLLSLPPSAGWTTKAASPPQSQRIASSPVPQTETVTLSPAGSRGRPDSLTSTRSAVTAVTPGLKSTTTDFSSETSIEKGSEVTKHSFYTPADKIHGVSGIYIRSASTKAIKTPATSTHASYSPPSHLLDILHGPTGTWNIGMDSKLANNLEISTSSPTNQESQAVQRQQGALQNPTSALLSAPPKIYSLSSHVTQQMLSQTAYVDSQTFVHKSARDAIMSPLNSNVVNPTISPAMTLRPGGSFFTVSSQTPPGKMSLSESAISELTPIRSGTASSEHASNPGDLLMAAGHGSPRVPAININYNQGEIAEAELKTISAQAHLNNSLSLLQPRPESTAGSISRTGTITSSTSESDSLRLPSNGVIKVKEILTQAGSPEVVAQEPTGWLTAKMIFPSNSRTASHSGSVLPVGLTKHITHETTRPTYLSPLSLSANHKNTHHDMDLSASSEVNFSDQAKASLSMQTTSSKSPFQTQSLLTYPQNVYTASHQTGSSTKISAHIIKSDRAGYSTPSTIEVGTVAGSSKTSPASDFPVTHGKSPAESFHGNTAKTSVSPLFDQLTLISDTAFNKKGVPSVQFTTQFPSFMATEGFFVVTKGSSEGSPTENPFSPLPFDAASESLKGLSRKDAATLVGESPPSSWLDIILTPRTNSASHSQGSITSARGHKSNFYSGRRTAIPSTASSAATMSSSDGRNSSETIRAIFSFGTKIMAPYTKWKTTKPPVPFQSAASELENTSTAFDRAKSNLQADGPSHEHPKLEGGQERNVHRLNLTDPTAVASDPYSDGEHPSFQYVKGTSGYKEQSVNLFPAHLRSAPAQRGATVNTAAPSGSDGFLPLSHITTASVPASQASSLAFLYESGHSPPLADVDSLDSAFDAALTNNPPLDFSETINKTNDWKLSELTLPTELVPPSSSGSSSLSHSGIKASLHVEPFISVSSSLLSSLTSHPGTVLFIKPSMHPGTASPSMSVPVTSPSPSPSPTLTETFVAPTETGMDELAAGTSRVDALTLPKEKVVSLAPSQSVRITLSAGPTERTSQVSPLPPRQDTTTASITLTTTTVATNTRTKSPTTTTPSFRVTTGTMQSTTTTTTPQPPTVTRRTTTTTTIRTQTSRRTFTPPVPRTSPPRGATAVFLSPFTTTTEAPPQQCNITERLWVKTVVSIYVRRNRLDSIQRQNLRRGLSQGLRKALNDSSAQAQVETVFGSPNMTVAYHVTGGDIVYPPSVVQEGLDSYGRDKLIADLRQYLPMVTALPLPVALWRSSPATGFQLKTVLQFVGAGDDPRSCRFSQMMEQRLEKVFSEAQAKVLNTNSRLSVQMLSVSQAAASPAVSLVYTVRNGTVFLNGTTASNLLGQLSAELVGYFLFYPPLIIAEPMEYHNLNTSVATRDFWVITVIQDVDNASLEGQYQSFASLMEQRLAELFVLAGQQGTRFRRATAVGSFTVQMVSIRRVSGSKNPAEMTYYVQHNGIPLSGTSAAKVLNTVDSQTMALTLGYFVQLQAEPVVKNPPNNLWIIAAVLAPIAVVTLIIIIITAVLCRKNKNDFKADAIGNLNPRAKLKGRLPETPRTQQNTQKIQAEGRVSADRHHHTLQMAYRRDVGYYHQPVQGFDYAKQHLGQQGGDEETLPASQDTLVMSLQIRDTPHSLEKALQQDGTANKRSLTSDKHKSKLPSEDGSVISNESEKPNSGRGLTVLKVTAQQKLTKEETRKRDDPYDTSSGSLQLISIKPVVAQPNYSHPASSDRSQDSAIVNGEVNLALKQKSDIEHYRNKLRLKAKRKGYYDFPSTDGSSSGRAVAQRQRHGHERAAGEHGRPLEPDDERGSTYVKSHRRHSQVGQTAYRSRQSLSSPSPGGTEMDLLVMRERPRRGIRNSGYDTEPELIEETNVDRLMGPRGYMYGRGLKGHSETSTLSSQPSIDEVRQQMHLLLEEAFSLASGGQSTSGRHSHHHHHPPPDHYSHAPPPLPYADVVTSAPGTMSCGRGGLQWVPSYGAEVYQCSLPKPAFHFTQLPEMAVGSPPPLPPRTGPPPGTSLRRSTSDLGPKGRSSETSVTEMQSQHDNNPYGPTTRAALPSITAEQPVSNYSGNPITAVYAIPATRPGYSEYFVSTPPTSYHSPSWMSYPPEPEDVPPQWADSLPLPGYVEAFPHPRYPQGSPTRLPLQYNPALEQPPTAPSTASQQSLPQVVKDMDSMPLSSLSTSALVQAIRQEVAKLAKKQNDVFEF